One Narcine bancroftii isolate sNarBan1 chromosome 3, sNarBan1.hap1, whole genome shotgun sequence DNA window includes the following coding sequences:
- the LOC138757826 gene encoding S-phase kinase-associated protein 1 isoform X5 — translation MPAIKLQSSDGEIFEVDVEIAKQSITIKTMLEDLGMDDEGDDDPVPLPNVNAAILKKVIQWCTHHRDDPPPPEDDENKEKRTDDIPVWDQEFLKVDQGTLFELILAANYLDIKGLLDVTCKTVANMIKGKTPEEIRKTFNIKNDFTEEEEAQVRKENQWCEEK, via the exons ATGCCAGCTATTAAGCTGCAAAGTTCAGATGGAGAGATCTTTGAGGTGGATGTAGAAATAGCAAAACAGTCCATCACCATCAAGACAATGTTGGAAG ATCTAGGAATGGATGATGAAGGTGATGATGACCCAGTTCCATTACCAAATGTGAATGCTGCTATTCTGAAAAAG GTAATTCAGTGGTGTACTCATCATCGGGATGATCCTCCACCACCAGAAGATGACGAAAACAAAGAGAAGAGAACAGATGATATACCTGTGTGGGATCAAGAGTTTCTGAAAGTTGACCAGGGCACTCTTTTTGAACTAATTCTG GCAGCAAACTACCTTGATATAAAGGGGCTACTAGATGTAACTTGCAAAACTGTTGCTAACATGATTAAAGGAAAAACACCTGAAGAAATTCGCAAAACTTTCAACATCAAGAATGATTTTACTGAAGAGGAGGAAGCACAG GTCCGGAAGGAGAATCAGTGGTGTGAAGAGAAGTGA
- the LOC138757826 gene encoding S-phase kinase-associated protein 1 isoform X1 yields MISEEPSGDRIRESQRGETVERHNRFVKTTKMPAIKLQSSDGEIFEVDVEIAKQSITIKTMLEDLGMDDEGDDDPVPLPNVNAAILKKVIQWCTHHRDDPPPPEDDENKEKRTDDIPVWDQEFLKVDQGTLFELILAANYLDIKGLLDVTCKTVANMIKGKTPEEIRKTFNIKNDFTEEEEAQVRKENQWCEEK; encoded by the exons ATGATTAGCGAGGAGCCAAGTGGTGATCGGATCAGGGAAAGTCAGCGCGGAGAGACAGTGGAACGTCACAATCGGTTCGTGAAGACAACG aaaATGCCAGCTATTAAGCTGCAAAGTTCAGATGGAGAGATCTTTGAGGTGGATGTAGAAATAGCAAAACAGTCCATCACCATCAAGACAATGTTGGAAG ATCTAGGAATGGATGATGAAGGTGATGATGACCCAGTTCCATTACCAAATGTGAATGCTGCTATTCTGAAAAAG GTAATTCAGTGGTGTACTCATCATCGGGATGATCCTCCACCACCAGAAGATGACGAAAACAAAGAGAAGAGAACAGATGATATACCTGTGTGGGATCAAGAGTTTCTGAAAGTTGACCAGGGCACTCTTTTTGAACTAATTCTG GCAGCAAACTACCTTGATATAAAGGGGCTACTAGATGTAACTTGCAAAACTGTTGCTAACATGATTAAAGGAAAAACACCTGAAGAAATTCGCAAAACTTTCAACATCAAGAATGATTTTACTGAAGAGGAGGAAGCACAG GTCCGGAAGGAGAATCAGTGGTGTGAAGAGAAGTGA
- the LOC138757826 gene encoding S-phase kinase-associated protein 1 isoform X2 — protein MPPGMARYVSRQQGRRVMDDIMLATEEKMPAIKLQSSDGEIFEVDVEIAKQSITIKTMLEDLGMDDEGDDDPVPLPNVNAAILKKVIQWCTHHRDDPPPPEDDENKEKRTDDIPVWDQEFLKVDQGTLFELILAANYLDIKGLLDVTCKTVANMIKGKTPEEIRKTFNIKNDFTEEEEAQVRKENQWCEEK, from the exons ATGCCGCCAGGGATGGCGAGGTACGTCTCCAGACAGCAAGGACGAAGGGTAATGGATGATATTATGTTGGCTACTGAAGAG aaaATGCCAGCTATTAAGCTGCAAAGTTCAGATGGAGAGATCTTTGAGGTGGATGTAGAAATAGCAAAACAGTCCATCACCATCAAGACAATGTTGGAAG ATCTAGGAATGGATGATGAAGGTGATGATGACCCAGTTCCATTACCAAATGTGAATGCTGCTATTCTGAAAAAG GTAATTCAGTGGTGTACTCATCATCGGGATGATCCTCCACCACCAGAAGATGACGAAAACAAAGAGAAGAGAACAGATGATATACCTGTGTGGGATCAAGAGTTTCTGAAAGTTGACCAGGGCACTCTTTTTGAACTAATTCTG GCAGCAAACTACCTTGATATAAAGGGGCTACTAGATGTAACTTGCAAAACTGTTGCTAACATGATTAAAGGAAAAACACCTGAAGAAATTCGCAAAACTTTCAACATCAAGAATGATTTTACTGAAGAGGAGGAAGCACAG GTCCGGAAGGAGAATCAGTGGTGTGAAGAGAAGTGA
- the LOC138757826 gene encoding S-phase kinase-associated protein 1 isoform X4 — MILCWLLKRFFSFFKKMPAIKLQSSDGEIFEVDVEIAKQSITIKTMLEDLGMDDEGDDDPVPLPNVNAAILKKVIQWCTHHRDDPPPPEDDENKEKRTDDIPVWDQEFLKVDQGTLFELILAANYLDIKGLLDVTCKTVANMIKGKTPEEIRKTFNIKNDFTEEEEAQVRKENQWCEEK; from the exons ATGATATTATGTTGGCTACTGAAGAG atttttttctttttttaagaaaATGCCAGCTATTAAGCTGCAAAGTTCAGATGGAGAGATCTTTGAGGTGGATGTAGAAATAGCAAAACAGTCCATCACCATCAAGACAATGTTGGAAG ATCTAGGAATGGATGATGAAGGTGATGATGACCCAGTTCCATTACCAAATGTGAATGCTGCTATTCTGAAAAAG GTAATTCAGTGGTGTACTCATCATCGGGATGATCCTCCACCACCAGAAGATGACGAAAACAAAGAGAAGAGAACAGATGATATACCTGTGTGGGATCAAGAGTTTCTGAAAGTTGACCAGGGCACTCTTTTTGAACTAATTCTG GCAGCAAACTACCTTGATATAAAGGGGCTACTAGATGTAACTTGCAAAACTGTTGCTAACATGATTAAAGGAAAAACACCTGAAGAAATTCGCAAAACTTTCAACATCAAGAATGATTTTACTGAAGAGGAGGAAGCACAG GTCCGGAAGGAGAATCAGTGGTGTGAAGAGAAGTGA
- the LOC138757826 gene encoding S-phase kinase-associated protein 1 isoform X3, giving the protein MVYCGHLLYALWLRQKMPAIKLQSSDGEIFEVDVEIAKQSITIKTMLEDLGMDDEGDDDPVPLPNVNAAILKKVIQWCTHHRDDPPPPEDDENKEKRTDDIPVWDQEFLKVDQGTLFELILAANYLDIKGLLDVTCKTVANMIKGKTPEEIRKTFNIKNDFTEEEEAQVRKENQWCEEK; this is encoded by the exons ATGGTATATTGTGGTCATTTACTTTATGCTTTGTGGTTacggcaa aaaATGCCAGCTATTAAGCTGCAAAGTTCAGATGGAGAGATCTTTGAGGTGGATGTAGAAATAGCAAAACAGTCCATCACCATCAAGACAATGTTGGAAG ATCTAGGAATGGATGATGAAGGTGATGATGACCCAGTTCCATTACCAAATGTGAATGCTGCTATTCTGAAAAAG GTAATTCAGTGGTGTACTCATCATCGGGATGATCCTCCACCACCAGAAGATGACGAAAACAAAGAGAAGAGAACAGATGATATACCTGTGTGGGATCAAGAGTTTCTGAAAGTTGACCAGGGCACTCTTTTTGAACTAATTCTG GCAGCAAACTACCTTGATATAAAGGGGCTACTAGATGTAACTTGCAAAACTGTTGCTAACATGATTAAAGGAAAAACACCTGAAGAAATTCGCAAAACTTTCAACATCAAGAATGATTTTACTGAAGAGGAGGAAGCACAG GTCCGGAAGGAGAATCAGTGGTGTGAAGAGAAGTGA